The Cryptomeria japonica chromosome 2, Sugi_1.0, whole genome shotgun sequence region CATTACTCAAGGCTATGGACAGTATCAAAACAACAGAACTAAACGAGGAAGAGTCTGTTAAAGTTAAACGCAAAGAACATACAGCAAAGTTTTAACTCGTgatcaatcatcaaacaaatgaAGTGAAAAAACGCAGGTTATAGGAAGATTTACTGTAGCAAATAATCTACATAAAGCACAGTAACATTCTGTTTAAATCTGAAAGTAGGAAGAAAGAAAAACTGTCGAACTCTTTGCCTTTTTCTCATCTCATGAAAAGCATTACTATATGTAGAAAAAAAGTCCACACAATAGCAAATTCCTAATCGAACTCTTTAAGATGAAAAAACTGTAATTTTTAATTGATATTTGTATCCCCTTCCCCAGAATAGCCCGCAGTTTCAACTAGTACTATTATTTGAAAGTCGATTTCCCTGATTCGGTGGCGAACAGCTTACATCACAATTTAGAAAGTTGACTGCAATGTGGAAGTACTCTGATCCTTCAGTGCAAGATCTCTTGCCCATCTTTTGCTGTTTACCATTTGGTAGAGATCATTATGATATAAAGAATCTGTTGTTCTCCCTTCAAACATGTCCTCAATACATTCCAACAACTCCACAACTTCTGCCATACTTGGTCGATCTTTAGGGAAATCTTTTGAGCACAACAGAGCTACTCGAATCAGCTGAACAAGACAATTGCATGTAGCATCTGTAACAGCTCCATTGCACAAGAGCAAGTGATCGTCAACCACCTCCGAAATCCTATCGGGAAAAGCCATACTAACCCACATGCGCAAGCTGAGTCCATCAACAAACATCTGGTGGGTTGGCCTCTTTCCTGTTAACATCTCCAATAACAGAATTCCGTAGCTGTAAACATCTCGCTTCAGTGAAATCCTTGCACCAACTCCATACTCTGCGTCAAACCCGTGTTAGTTTTCACCAtttaaaatagtaataatgaaattGAAGCAACAGGGCAAATCAAAGAAAAGTAAGTCTTTACCAGGGGCAATGTAGCCTGGAGCACCTTTCActgttgatgatgataatgaatgcATAGAATTTTTAGGCAGTATATGGGCGTTTCCAAAATCAGCTATATGTGCTGCCATATAGAAGTCCAGAAGTACGTTGTTGGGCTTCAAATCACAGTGAACAACTTGAATTGAACAATCATGATGGAGATAGGCCAAGCCATGGGCAACGTCCAAGGCTATCTGTACTAGTGTCTGTAAATCCAATTTATAGACACCCCCAATATTACACTTGCCAGCATCACAATGCAAATGCCTTTCCAGGCTTCCATTAGACATGAACTCAAAAACCAAACCTTTGAAGTCAAGATTAGAGCATGAGGTTATGACTTTTATTATATTTCGGTGTTTGGCTTTACTGAGCACTTGGCATTCAATGCTGAAACTTTTATGAGCTCCTTCATTCTCCAAATTGAGAGCCTTAACAGCTATCAGTGTTCCATTATCCAAAACTCCTTTATATACAGAGCCAACCCCACCAACTCCTAGCAAGCTGCCCTTGCCAAATCCATTAGTTGCAGTACTAAGCTCCTTATATGAGATTCTAGGATGTGGAACTTCTATTGATGGTTCCACATTTTTCTTCGGAAAGAAATATTTGTACAAAAACGAAACATATAAGCAGTATACGACTAGAAAGGAGATAACAAAAATAATGTATTTAAACAATTTCACATGGAAGTGCCAGGGGCCTCCAGATGACCCTCCAGATGATCCTCGAGGTGACCCTACTACACTTGGACATGCTGGGAATGAAAATATCCATTGTCCTGTCCCGCAGAGTCCAGGGTTCCCTCTTAATGATGATGCCGTGAGGTTTGTAAACGGAACTGTTTGAGGAATTTCTCCtatcaaaaatttgaatgaaacatTCAGAAAGTTCGACAATGAAAGAAATATTCAGATTATTTCACACTATACTGCCACTAAGTTATTAACAGCAAAATTATAGAGATCTTAATAAGTTATTAACGATTAAAAATCACTGTTCAAAACCCAAAGATCAGTATATGCAGAAAAAGAAGATTAAAAATCACTGTTCAAAACCCAAATATCAGTATATGCAGAAAAGGAAGACTATATTAATTATGCATGATGAACAGTTGCAGAAATATATGTTAAATAATACTCTTACAATGCATGCTGCAGCTAcagaaaaaagaaaatttaaatccTAAGCAGAAAAACATTATTGAAAAGTAATATTCATAAGGCCAAAAAAAGTAACAGTATTATGTCCGTTCAACATGCACAGAAAAAGAGATCATGCAGTACTAATTAAAGAATGATCAAACCACTTCAAGCACCTTTAGTGCCTTCACAGAACTTGGTATCGTACCTGATAAATTGTTGTAGGAGAGATCCGCTGTTCGCATCGAGAAATCTAAACCTCGAACTGGGCCTTCAAACATGTTATGAGAGAGGTTGAGATATTGTAGATTACCGCTACTAATACTTGGAATGCCACCAGATAATTGATTCCCTGATAGATCTATTCCTTGGGCCATTCCCATATAGACTTCAGCTGGCAAGCTTCCATTTAGTGAATTCCAAGACAGATTGAAGTAAAACTGTAAATTTTTTAGATCTGCAAATTCTGGTGGTATGCTTCCAGTGAGATTATTATGGGATAGGTCAACTAGTTCTAGTAACCAACATCTGCCGAGAGCGGCAGGTATTTTCCCAACAAATTGGTTGTTATCAAGTTGAAGGCGCCTTAGCTGAGTAAGATTGCCAATAATCTCAGGAATTTGTCCTCTAAGTAGATTAAATGAGAGAGAAAGTAGCCCTAGACTCTTACCAAGGGCACCAATCTCGCTGGGAATTTGTCCCTGCAATTTGT contains the following coding sequences:
- the LOC131054759 gene encoding putative leucine-rich repeat receptor-like serine/threonine-protein kinase At2g24130 gives rise to the protein MRVSSINLESSGLVGRISPLLGNLSSLEVLDLSNNSLHGVIPELGQKLSNLQKLRLWGNQLSGPIPTSLGNCSKLEILDLSLNHLNATAPLQLGKLSSLQRLLLYDNFLTSSRTLPFLTALINCSSLKTLYLGYNHLAEDLSPSIGKLSTKLSVLSLQQNLIGGRIPQEIGNLTNIILINFTSNALTGSIPSTLEILQNLERLYLGENKLQGQIPSEIGALGKSLGLLSLSFNLLRGQIPEIIGNLTQLRRLQLDNNQFVGKIPAALGRCWLLELVDLSHNNLTGSIPPEFADLKNLQFYFNLSWNSLNGSLPAEVYMGMAQGIDLSGNQLSGGIPSISSGNLQYLNLSHNMFEGPVRGLDFSMRTADLSYNNLSGEIPQTVPFTNLTASSLRGNPGLCGTGQWIFSFPACPSVVGSPRGSSGGSSGGPWHFHVKLFKYIIFVISFLVVYCLYVSFLYKYFFPKKNVEPSIEVPHPRISYKELSTATNGFGKGSLLGVGGVGSVYKGVLDNGTLIAVKALNLENEGAHKSFSIECQVLSKAKHRNIIKVITSCSNLDFKGLVFEFMSNGSLERHLHCDAGKCNIGGVYKLDLQTLVQIALDVAHGLAYLHHDCSIQVVHCDLKPNNVLLDFYMAAHIADFGNAHILPKNSMHSLSSSTVKGAPGYIAPEYGVGARISLKRDVYSYGILLLEMLTGKRPTHQMFVDGLSLRMWVSMAFPDRISEVVDDHLLLCNGAVTDATCNCLVQLIRVALLCSKDFPKDRPSMAEVVELLECIEDMFEGRTTDSLYHNDLYQMVNSKRWARDLALKDQSTSTLQSTF